The following is a genomic window from Liolophura sinensis isolate JHLJ2023 chromosome 10, CUHK_Ljap_v2, whole genome shotgun sequence.
TGGTAAGCGGTGGTTAGCAGTGGTTAGCGATGGTTAGCGGTGGTTAGCAgagtgcagcacagtgacccaggagcctgcccttaatgcggtcgttgtgtgttcaagcccagctcatgctggctacctctctggCGGTAGGTaggaaggtcatccagcaacctgcggatggtcttgggtttccacagggctataaaatgttgtttgccgtcatataagtgatatattctacACCATTCAAACATATAAAATCTCACTGTTTTGAACGAGGGAGTGTCTTAGATGATGGATGATAAAGGGTCTTACTCAAGCATTTCTCTTTTGTTCTTTCAGATAATTGATATCCGGGACATCTTAAGGGCACCGACCATCAGTGAAATGAAAGATGTGTATCCTTTACCCTTTACATGCACAATTAATATCACAGCAATATACCAGAGTTTTTCTCAATGATGCAATTATCTTGTATTTCTGTCTATACCTTctacacctttttttttctttttactatTGTATGGTATtattaaaggaaagaacagCTGCAAGTGTAAAAGTTGGCCTTAATTAATATTAGTGAAGACGAGTGTTTAAACCAAATACACGAGTGTTTTGTTGAGTAGAATTGAATGCATTTGAATGTCGAGTAATTGTGGATTACATATTCAGATTTCAGCAGCCCACACagttataacataatacagcAGACACAGCAGatctaaatttgttttaaacaaaaaaaaacaaataatgagtTATTTTAATGTGCAGGATATAGTTCCTGTAATGGGAAATTCGACTTTTCAACACAAATTTCATgccagaaaaaataaattatacaaaaatataaatgtaaatctaATATCATGTAAATCTAATATCATGTAAATCTTGATCTAAAGTGTTTTTTACGCTGTAGTGTACATGAATTTCATGCCCAAAATGCACTCTGAGCTGAAGCCATTAGATACTTGGCGGTGTTTCCTGGTTTCTACATTACCTCTGGGATACAGTAGACTAAAGGTGGGGGATTTGTAAGCTTTGTATAGGCCTTTTTGTAAACAGCTGTAAAATGAATCACCCTGTTCATGCAAAGTTCTTTTGCAAACTTTGAAACTGCATGATTTTGCAACTGGAatttctcaaatttttttttacatttgaaagagcaacttacatgtacagtgcattttATGTGGCTTTAAAATTTGATGTTGGAGACAAATATACATTGGGTGCATTGGACAATTTCTGGGCTTAACAGACAGTGCAAATTTATAAGAGTAGGCAGAATAATGCCCAcagaatatgctttaataaacatGTATGAGTAAAACACAGCCACGTAGCCTTGAGTACCAAGACCGGACaacctacatgcacatactgTAAGTATACACAAGTCAAGTGTATAGCTTTGCCTCACTACAAGAGTTGTGTTGatactgaccttgacctttgccAGTTACATCGTCCAATGCCTGATGGAGACAGACATGTACAAGCTGCTGAAGACCCAATCCCTGAGTAACGACCACGTCTGTTACTTCCTCTACCAGATCCTCAGGGGTCTCAAGTATATCCACTCAGCTAATGTCCTTCACAGAGACCTCAAACCTAGTAACCTACTCCTCAACACTACTTGTGATTTGAAGGTAAGTCCCACTACAGCTAGTAAGGGAGTAGATCGTAGCCGAGTGGTAAAGATGACACCAGTTTTGTACTGTGTTTAGCGGACGAGCCAAGAATCCAAAAAtggttaaaaataaaactaaaaatccacctttttattttgtctgttctCCATGTTTTTTATTAGCGCATTTATTTGTTCCTGGCTGAGTTGGTACCTTATGTTCCCTGCACAAGGTAAGGTTTTTCTCTGACCTgtctgaaaatatcaaacaggcTAGATACTGGACTCATGATCTCACGAGGCGAAAATCTCACCAAAAACTACACTACTGTTTTGAAACACCATGGTTTAGTTTTGTGAGACATCCATGGGTCGATTAAGAACAGATTTTATACGAGTACACCTAGATTTACAAAATGGCCAGACAGGTAAACTGATTTGGTTGCAGTGGCTAAAAGTGGATGCCCCCTCTTATATCGATATCAAACGTCATGACTTTGGTTTGTGATTTTAATACGCAGGATGTTTTCTTTTGCCAAAATTTTGTTGATATGCCCCATCCTTGTCTTGCGATACACAACATTCACTGTATTCACTCTAATACTCACTGCTCATCACACTTCATCCCTACTCACAACATATCACTTCTCATACTACACCTATCTTGGGCTTTCAGATTTGTGATTTTGGCTTAGCACGAGTGGCTGACCCGGACCATGACCACACGGGGTTCCTCACAGAGTACGTGGCCACAAGATGGTACCGCGCCCCAGAGATCATGCTCAACTCCAAGGGCTACACAAAATCCAGTATCCTTGTCTCTCTGGGCCTCCTAGTCACAGAGCCCCTGTTTTCCAGAgtgtgtaatgtatgtatgtatgcttgggatctTATGTCGCACTGAActattttcagtcatttgtcCGAGGAGatattaagtgtgtgtacatatactatgtcttcttgtggcagggcaactccatgccatcaaagtgctgctgccactgaaatattatactaaagacaccagacatgacaccccacccagtcttATTATACTGACTCAGggccaaacagtcctgttttctAGCTTTAACCTCTCAGAACTGAGCGCCAAATGAGGCAGCAACATGTGCTATTTTAAGTGTTTGATGTGaacccaggtctcccgacttggaTCCAGACTCCTTCAAACCTTTAGGTTACGCCATTCACCTCAGGATAAATGGAACTCTACACATTTCAGTATTTTGACATCTCTTTATATCATTCCTGTACATTTTGGGATTTATTATTAGTTGCCTTGTTCtcattttgaaacaaataacTTCTGAATGCCTTTGCTGGATCATTAAGCTAACAGAGCCAATAAGGCTGCACCTAAATActtcccttgaggtcactctcctgTTTGAAAGGCACACTctggttaggtgggacctcagaaaatggctaatAGCAAGTTTTATGAGTTAAAGTGGCATAAGCTAGTTGTAAGACctagctttatttatttatttgtttgatcggtgttttatgctgtactaacCTAGATTTAAGACAGATTTCAATTTTGTCAAGTCCAGGATAATCTTGTATTTTGTCAGTTCATTTGGTGGTAATTTGGCCCTGGTTAAATACAGTAGTCAACTTAGGCAAACTCTGTGAAATGTTATATGTTCTACCTATAAACTTAAAAACATCGGCTTCATTTAAGATCTCTCGACATTTCTGCGATTCCCAACTGCTTGTATCGTGTTTCATTACATTCTTTGACCtacaaaatattttccactGTTGTGACGTAACCTACACCTTGCATGGTTTAATAGGCAAGGCCCTCACGACTCGTAGTTTCACGACTCAAAAACTAGTCTGGTGTTAGGTCGCAGTTGCTGTCGTGTAACatgggaggtaattcagagcagccCTATTGACCCATGACCATAGACCCAAGAGGTTGCaagcttgaatccagctcttttTGGTTCGACCGCAGCTTTAGATCAGGAGCTTTGGCAAGTAGGATAATTGTAGAAGTCACCGTCTTGTAAGTGGAGGAGTTCTGCATACCGTATTTATTACCAACCGAAAACTACACGAGGTATAAATTTGAACCGTACTGtgaatgttgctgttgttgtcatgttttgttgTATTCCCCTGCTGTATGGTGGTGTTCCTTGACCCCCTCCCCTCAGTTGACGTGTGGTCCGTGGGATGTATCCTGGCGGAGATGTTGGCTAACAGACCGCTGTTTCCAGGGAAACACTGTATCCTTTTGTACCTGTGACAGTGCAGGAGCCAAGGAAATGGAGGAAAGACAATTCTCCTGAAAacccttttttttaaaattctgttttacttttttttgtcaacatatTTGGAGAGACTCAAACATGAGAATTGTAATTTGAATTGGCTGCTGAAAAAATATGCGGACCTATCTACGTTGGCTGCAGAATGCTAATAGCATGTTTATAGTCCTTGTTTATGCagtgaagacaaatgttaaaaaagtTTGTGCAGCTATTTTCATAATATTCTATCCTAAAGTAATAATGAAAAACCCAAGAATGCATAGTGTGATGTATTCAGTACATTTTCTGTGATCTTTTTTGATAATTTTTAATGTAAAGTTTGATCAGacttttgttttgaagtttgtgatTAATCATGGGGACAGAATTGTGCTTAACTCTGTCAGATTTGGATCAGCTGAATCACATCCTTGGGGTGCTGGGCTCCCCCACCCAGGAAGACCTCAACTGTATCATTAATGAAAAGGTGATTTACAGACTTAAGTCCATTCAAAAGCACTGTAATTCACATAAAGTGTGGAATGTAAAACTGCCTTAAAATAACACTTATGATACACatgtttaagtttttctgataatatTAGTTAATTGTTTAGTTTACATGATAGAGAAATATGTCGTGAATGGCATCAGTGACCCTCTTATTTGGCGAGGCATCAGCCAagtttactgacaccatatatttctgtatcctgtcaCCGAGTGACCTTGTAACGAATTTATTCTGGCAAAAAAACCCCTATCAAATTAAGTGGAGAAGGCTGATGTATCAGCTAATCACTCCAGCGACGTCCCTTATAACACCtgaaccaagggagataacctagtgaGCAGGCATGTATTTCATCAGATGCAGGATACAGCATGAATCTGTTGCTATATAATGAAAATGGGAGAATTTTGTGTGATGTGGGATGAGAAATTAATCACATTGCACAAAAACCTATTTAATAATTGGCACTGTAAGGTTTTTATATtgatcagaatcaagcaaaaggTGTCCCATGAAAAATGCCTTAGGAGAATTACAACAGTTCGGATGTTGCGCTTGATGAGGACATAGTTGGAtgaataatgggagatttttgACTGGAGAGGAGTTGTACTATCAGATGTGTTGTGCTCAGTTTATAGTGAAAGTTTTGTCTTCTTTCTCAGGCTAGAGGATACATTCAGTCTTTACCTTACAAACCCAAGGTACCCTGGGAGAGACTGTTTCCTAAAGCTGACAAGAAATGTAAGTACTGTAACTCCtccaccttttcacatatgaaagaggaactttcagtgtaatatgTGCACATTGATTTTTGGATAAACTTACATtgtttggattggccagtttcagagcttcacaaaaggtATTATTACTCAACAGTGCCTTCATGGTGTgattgaataaacaccatgcaaacgtgcaaaaagtttgaagaattacaggagAGATATTTGTAACCTCATAAGAATGGAAGTAGTTGGACTGAAATTTTTGTGCGGGAGAGCATTGTGACTGAGTGGTTCAGGTGCCTTCATGCCACCAATATTACccatgtcacatgtggaaaagttggcCAGTATATATCCCTCTAAAAGCACCTGTGTTTGGTGAACTGATGACATTGATTCTGTGAGAAAGCAAACTTGCGATACAAAGAAAAGCTACCGTAATCAAGAAACTACTCATAGGACTGCTTGTACCCTGAGTATAATGTGTATGGACACTTTATTCATGTGTTCTTACATGAAGTCAAGCAGTTTTACATTGTTAAGAATGACTGGGAATTTTTACCTTTGTATGAATATTCCAGCTTGTGAAGATCACACAATCCGATACTATTCAGGCAGGTGTAATATGATATTAAAGTTTGTCTTTTCCTGCTAAATTGACTGAATGTGTGTGGGCCTTTGTATTAATATGAGGTTGTTTTGTGTTCTCACAGCCTTAGATCTGCTGGACAAGATGCTGACTTTTAACCCACACAAGAGGATAACAGTAGAGGAAGCATTAGCTCACCCTTATTTAGAACAGTACTATGATCCTGCTGATGAGGTATGTCTAGGATTGTCTCCCTTGAGTTGGGGGCTCTCCTCATTTTAGTATGTTTTAAATAACCTGTCTGTAATTGAGTGTTACTTCATTGCAGTGGCAGAGTAATACGAACATCTATCATGCAAGCTGGAATCCTGGGGTCAATTTCAAAAACAGGCTATACcttaaattttcaaattattaattttggTTTCTCCTCTCTCATCTTGCAGAATAGGGGCATTATCCAGGTGCTGGTCACATTGGCCCAGAATGTTTTGAATGGGCACGGTTGTGATCTGACCAAAATAATACTGGAAAAGATGTTAACCCctaatcaaacaaacacattGGATTCTCCTCCCTGTTTTTTCAGTGTGTCAAAAATACTTTCTCCCAGTTACTTACTGCTGTCATTGTTTAACTTTGTTGTCCTCTTTTTAATAAGGTCTGTCAATAATTGATATAAATCTGTGTTTTCCTAATCGCTGAGAAAAATAATGATGAAGTTTTCCATGAAACTTTCGTTTGTTCAAATGGGCACTTCTGTAGCTCTTAACCGATAAGGTTTCGTGTTTTGAATCCAGTTCCTGTTAGGCTTTCAGaggtctgtctggtttcctcttcctGTATTAAACAGGTGAGATATTGTTGAaggacgtaaaacacaaatgatgaGATAAAACTATTCATAGTATATGTATTCCTAGCGAAGCAAGTGAACTTGAAATATTTGGGAGATTAGTTTAATGCCATGATTTAATCTTGCAGCCTGTCACCGAGGAACCATTCACCTTCGAGACAGAACTAGATGATCTTCCCAAAGAGCGGCTAAAAGAATTAATATTCGAAGAAGCTGTCAAATTCAAAGAAACAAAGTAAGTGCTTGAGCttacctttattttgttgaaggATGCCTGTTCTGCTGGACTAGGCCTTAAACAGCTTGAGAGGGGCCTTTGGAATCCTTTAGCTACGTGTAGTTTAAAGATGCTTTTAATTACACTAGTGGAAGGATACCTTTAATCAGTTGAAGGAAGCCTTTGATCAGTTGGAGGAAGCATTTTAACAAGTTGTTTGACACCATCGACAAATGGGACCACACATTTAACCAGTTGGGGATCTTTATCATGTTGGAGGAGGCCTTTAACTACCTGGAGGAAGCCATGAATTTGTTTGAAGAGGCCTTCAGTTTAATTGGAATTATCTTGTTGTAGGACACCTTTATTTTGTTGGAGGCCACATTTGTCATGTCCGAGACCACCTTTGTCTTGTTAGAGAGTCCACTTTTGTCCTATTAGAGGCCATCTCTGTCTCATTATAAGCcacttttgatttgtttgagGCCATTTTGGGTTTGTCAGAGGCCACTTTTGGCTAGTTAGAAGCCGTCTTTGTCTTGTTGGTGGCCACCTTTATGCAGTGGAGAAAGGACAAGTAACTGAAGATTCTTGAAGAAAGAATGAACAAGACATGAAGATTTTCAAGAATTTGCTGTTCTCTCACGTAAACCACACAACAGACATATGCCATAATTGtacattatttttcaagaatggACAGTTCGTGTGTGGTCTTATCcacataacaatacaaatacTGGATTAGCCTGATTTCTATGGAACATGTTTAAATGGATATTCTTTgtataaaaagaaacattttacatttgaaGCCTGCATTGCGTAACTGTTGTGCCGCCAGGAGTGTCATGTTAGTGTACAGAAGAAGTCCTTGGTATAAGGTGACGCGAATTTTTTTAGCCAAAACCTGTAAGTGCGCATATCCAGCCACACATGAAAGAACACTTCTCGCTTTCCAAGTGGAATTGAATCTGATTTGACAAAGACAGATGTCACAATAAAGGTTTAAAGTCGTCTAAAAGGGGAAGGTTTTATGATCTCCTCAGATAGCTCAGTGCGTTATTGTAAAGTTTTAGAGCCTTGTGTTCGTGGGCTCGAATCCCACTAAAACCATACACCAAAGGAAGGTTCACTGAGGTGGTAAAATCCGTCACCCTTCACCACTCAAACCACTAAATCCCAAGTGTGAATTCTAGAAAAATAATGAACAGCTCAGACAATAGCACATTACATCTGTCGCTTAGCTTGTGGGAGGCCACCTTTGTTTGGTTGGAGGTAGcatatttatatgtgttttacaaCTGATTGAAATTCTAAGAATTGTTTAAAGCTGTCTGTCTACAAATATGGCAAAATACTTGACTTTTTTGCaccatgttttaaaaaatatttttggtcaTGATAAGAATTTTTCTTCTCTGCCAGGACAGTGCATCGTTACAACAGTATCAAGTAAGATTAGTGTTGGCTGATGTCAGATTAGAGTCTGGGTTGGGTGTACAATGTGTAACCATATGTTTTGATGTGTATGGTGCCACTTCATTAAATTTGTTGTGTTgctccttttttgttttgtttgtcaaaCTGCAGAATCAGACTTTCTTGTTTCGTTTATTAAAAAACTTACTAAACCCTTGtgatatttattgttgttgacaGGTAAGGTGTCCTGTTGATGTGTCTAGGGGCGGAACTACAGAGAAAGTTTAAGGAGTGACTGACAGTGAGACCAGACAGAGCAAGTCACCACCTCATTGGATAGAACATTAAACTGCCTTTATGACCCAACCAATCAAGTTCTTCGGCACAACTGGGTGTTTAGGTCAAGTGTTTTTCAGACCTTTTGATTGGTGGACAGTTGTATGGAATGTTTGCTCTTTTGGCCAAGTAGAACTCTTGAAAGGTAGCTTTTATCTCTTCTGGCGGAACAGAAAGAGGAGCATTTACAGGTTTCACATTTGCAATGGATATGTTTTGTCTCTGAAGAcaaattttatgtatatatatgatgtTACCTCATAGCTGATGTTATTGTGCGAAAATAGGGACTAGGAGAGTAACCAATACCAGAAAAACCATTGAGGTGACTTTATCTTTATTAACTAGAAAGTATCATTGAATCTGTAAGACCACTGTCGTCAGTTATACAGTACATTCAGTTCAACAGCTTTATATGTGTTAAAACTTTGATATCTTTGTTCTGTTAAAAGCTACAACGTTTCTTGATGGCTCTTTCTGTGAATGGCCTGTGTTATCAAAGATATTTAATATGCTGTTGTTCATTTGAAATTTATCGAAACAAAGAATGGGTAGAAGAGTGTAGCAGAATGAGGCAGGTTGATTCCGTTTGAGGGTTAATGCGACATTTGCCTTACTGAGTGGCCAGTCTGTTGtatagaagaaaacaaaaagtgaaatatatgtcCGATGAAAGACCAGTACCGGTTGTTGTGGAAAACTGTTACAATTTTTTACGATTTTTTCCAAGTCAATAAAAGGATTTAAATGCACCAAACACTGCAGTGGTCTTTGAGGATCCAGTGGATACTGGTATCCGTGACATCACATCCacattttttgcttgaaatactTTTTCATGGTGCATATGGCAAACAAATTTATACTCTGTATGAAGACGCATTTTGAATTCAGAAGCCTAATACCGTGTATACTCTGTGGCAAAAGATGACATGATGCCACTGGTCGCTATATGGTCAGAAAGGAATCCATTGCATTTTactctgttgaaaaaaaaaatcctgtgaaaaaatgttctttttctgGAAAGTGCtaaatggtctttcatttgGCAGATACTACATTaaagtgttttctttgtgtttagCACTTAACAGAGTTGGGAAAGATGATGTAGTGAGAAATTGAGCATGTGAGGAATAGCATGATGTTCTGACGAGTTTCAGGTCACAGTCTTTGTGTTGTTGAATACTTTTCCAGTTTGTGTGGGATTTGTGACTGGAATTCTCTGTTTTTGATACCATTGAATGGATAGGCAGGAGCAGTGGGGCATTTCTTACTTCTGTTTTTCATCAGTGAGTGTCTTTAAGTACAAAGATCTGAATGCAGTATTTACTGAATACAAGTGGAGGgttgttttacatgtgttttgacAAGGAATcttgtttaaaatttacatttgttaGTAGGATTTATGTAAACATTGCAGAATGGATAAGCGATGTGGGCCTTCGAGTTGTTGAAATTTTCAAAGTAAATTGTGTCAGCGTCTAATAAATAACTTGTTACACCAAGTCTTTGGAAAGTTTAGATGAATAATAAtattgaattacatgtaggttttgaCTTACCATTGTTAATCAagaaaatgtgattttaaaagaTAGCTCatggttttattcattttcctCTAATCCTTGACAGAAAACCATCGATAATTCCGGTAAACTTTGTCACCTTTTGAACATTTGTTCcttttgggagggggggggggggggggggcacttgcagatggtttttttttttttacttattttacttGACACTCGATACACACTAAGCTATTCGAGTGTTGTCACTTTCATCATGCTGTTGTGTGTAGATTTCCATTTGGTTTGTGTAATTCCTCATTGGGTCTTTTGCCAGGTCTTAGGCTCTTGTCTTgtattgcttttttttctttgtttaggGTGGGGAGCCACAAATAACGGGATATGACTATATATGTATTCTGTACAGCATGTTACTAATTTCATGTCAGGGCAGTTATTCTCAAAATATCATTCTGATATCAAAATGTTGTCAAGACTTCAAGCTTTATTGGAGGAGCCCTATTCATGACTGATAAGAGTAGTGGCTCTAGGTCCCAAGTACGAAGTTTTTACTTTGGTATGATACAAGTATTTGTACCGCACATAGTACCACTTTTACTGTACTTGGAAAAAATTCTTTTAGACCAAATTCGTAGTATGGTTAGATCATGATGAATTTCCGCTGCAGTAGGTGTTCATCTATACAAAAGTTCTATACATTCACTGTTAAGCTATACTAATGTTCCATACACCCACCTGTTAAGCTATACAAAAGTTCCATACACCCACTGATAAGCTATACAAAAGTTCCATACATCCACTGTTAAGCTATACAAAAATTCCATACATCTATAATTAAATTATACAATAGTTCCACACATCTGCTAATATATTATACAACGTTTCCATACATCTGTAATTAAATTACACAATAGTTCCACATATCTGCTAATATATTATACTAGCAACGGTTCCATACATCTGTAATTAAATTATACAATAGTTCCATACTTGCTACTTGTTAAGTTCTTCTATAGctccttacatgtataaaatgtggtgtttattaaagtgtacatgtacttaagttGCATATTTGCAGGTTTCAAGCCGTATAAAAAGTTCCAGACATCCGGTGTAAAATCTGTGCTAAAATGATTGAGCATGTGTGGTTTACTGGCTTAATTGGCTTTGTTTGAGTGACTCGTTTAATCATGCACTATAATATACCTGGTGGTGTTGTTAATGATATACGAAAATTGTTTTGGTTTGAGTGCTTTTTTCCACAATGGTGTGCTCATGCATATATCTTTTGCTAttaattccacatttttttctttaaggaaCAAACTTGTTATTGTTGTTGGCTGAGTCACCTCTTTTCatgctgtttgtgtgtgtattccATTGCCTCAAGTTATGTTATCATGGGGGAGTGATAGTGAAAGTGTTGTGTGATTGTGGATGAGATTGAGGCTGGTTGTTGATGAGATTGAGGCTGATTGTGGATGAGATTGAGGCTGATCGTGGACCAGAGTGAGGCTGATTGTGGATGAGACAGAGGCTTTACAGGGTGAGGTGAGTTGCTGGTGGTGCAGACCAAAGAATTTTTAGAAAAattttggttggttggttggatTGGATTGGATTGGCTAGGATTGAATTGGATGATGAAGTTTGTTGATTGAGCGATTGAATAGGCGGTCTATGGCCAGGGATTCCACGGGCTAGATTTGTGTTAGAAACAAAAAGTTAAAACTTATTATGTGTCATCTCTGAGTTTGACAATTTTGTGATCAGTACAGTGAGATTGAGcgtcttgctttgattttgtgATGAACTTTCAGCATTGACTTTCAAAACACCTGAAAGTAATTCTTGGATATGCttacaactacaacaaaaaCCAATGTAATTTCGAAGCATGGATAAGAAGCTTGAGGGCGCCAATTAGTAGGTGCTTTCTATGAAGGCAGCTTAGTTGATTTATGTGTGTTGAACTTAGAGTAAGCAGCTTTGTTTGGGATTAACATTTTTCTTGACCTTGCTGGTCGTATTTTCaagacataccctaattcttttaatttttgggacagatgtTAGTACTGTTGAAAGTATAATATTACGTTTTCTTGACTAgcttttgaaaaagtaaaggtatgagtatgttgtttagtagatggtctaaccatgtgagcaAAAAGAGATTCAATTtccctgctacaattacatatatattagctATAATGAGCAGAacagatgtcccaaaaattagaataaataGGGTAGATTAGATTATGTTATGATGTGAATGGAATGAAGGGGGAGAAGAAATACCCTGGATTAtcattgttgttattgttgacaTGTTTATACATTGTGTAATTGCTAAATGAACGAAAACTTTACTGCCTGAATGACTGGACATCGTCCGGATATGTGCATGTTATAATTTCTACATATGGAATTGCTAGATTGAAAGAAAACGTCCCTCCGTGCCTGAACAACTTTGTATCTTCTGGAAATTTGGAACTTCCCAGTTGATGTCAATATTTCTCCCATTGTGAGAAATATCACACATTGTGTGAATAAAGCTAGAGGACTGGTCATTCAGACATGTAGTATATCAAGAATTTCTCCACTTAAAGAAAAACTTACACTATCAACGGAGACTAAAAGGGATAGGGAATGCACTATTGTAGGAAGTTTTCACATGTGAtttacaggagaaaaaatgGAAGTGACCGATGAAAAATGTTGTTCATTGAGTTTCATCTGTTTTTCTGGATAGGATGATATCTGCGTGATTTTCATTGGGTGTATTCCTCAGTGTTATAATGGAAGCATTTTGTATCATTAGAGCTAGTGTAGTAGATCCTTTGAACTATTGATGTCTAAAGTATGTC
Proteins encoded in this region:
- the LOC135476623 gene encoding mitogen-activated protein kinase 1-like, with translation MAADSGKANVEVVRSQTFECGPRYVNLNYIGEGAYGMVVSALDSKNGTRVAIKKISPFEHQTYCQRTLREIKILTRFKHENIIDIRDILRAPTISEMKDVYIVQCLMETDMYKLLKTQSLSNDHVCYFLYQILRGLKYIHSANVLHRDLKPSNLLLNTTCDLKICDFGLARVADPDHDHTGFLTEYVATRWYRAPEIMLNSKGYTKSIDVWSVGCILAEMLANRPLFPGKHYLDQLNHILGVLGSPTQEDLNCIINEKARGYIQSLPYKPKVPWERLFPKADKKSLDLLDKMLTFNPHKRITVEEALAHPYLEQYYDPADEPVTEEPFTFETELDDLPKERLKELIFEEAVKFKETK